The Planctomycetaceae bacterium genome has a segment encoding these proteins:
- a CDS encoding Gfo/Idh/MocA family oxidoreductase: MKRSASSRRQFLGTSLAAASALGAAAGSLSAAMHAGGDDRLNVGLIGCGGRGSGAAIQALQADDNARLVAMADAFEDRLTSSLASLSKEAAVAERIDVPKERQFVGFDAYEKLLAADVDVVLLTTPPHFRPLHLNAAIAAGKHVFAEKPVAVDAPGIHSVLASCAEAKRKNLSVVSGLCIRYDGGFRETVQRLHDGAIGEIHTLIANDYRGSIWVKPRQPEWTDMHWQMRNWYYFTWLSGDFNVEQHVHYLDVCAWVFGDYPVKAIGMGGRQVRTGEEFGNIFDHHSVTYEFENGTRLFSNCRQQSNCRNDMSAYAIGSRGRAEVSERRLEITTNTNWRFDRKVKNMYQVEHDELFAGIRSGNPVNNGEYMAKSTLLAIMGRMATYTGQEITWQQALDSRHDLSPAQYEWGDAPAIEIARPGITKLV; this comes from the coding sequence ATGAAACGTTCAGCAAGCAGTCGACGTCAGTTTCTCGGTACATCGCTTGCGGCTGCATCAGCGCTTGGCGCGGCCGCAGGTTCATTATCCGCGGCCATGCACGCAGGCGGTGACGACCGACTGAACGTGGGGCTGATCGGCTGCGGCGGCCGGGGTTCCGGAGCCGCGATTCAGGCACTGCAGGCTGACGACAACGCCAGACTGGTCGCTATGGCGGATGCCTTTGAAGACCGGCTGACGTCAAGTCTGGCGTCACTGTCGAAGGAAGCTGCGGTCGCCGAAAGAATCGACGTGCCGAAGGAACGGCAGTTCGTCGGCTTCGACGCGTACGAAAAACTTCTGGCGGCCGATGTCGACGTCGTGCTGCTGACGACACCGCCACACTTTCGGCCGTTGCATCTGAATGCTGCGATCGCTGCCGGCAAGCATGTGTTTGCCGAAAAGCCGGTCGCCGTGGACGCTCCCGGCATTCATTCCGTACTGGCGTCGTGCGCCGAAGCAAAGCGGAAGAACCTGTCCGTCGTGTCCGGGCTGTGCATTCGCTACGACGGAGGATTCCGCGAAACCGTGCAGCGGCTGCACGACGGCGCGATCGGCGAAATTCATACTTTGATCGCCAACGATTACCGCGGGTCGATCTGGGTCAAGCCGCGCCAGCCGGAATGGACTGACATGCACTGGCAGATGCGAAACTGGTACTACTTCACGTGGCTGTCCGGAGACTTCAACGTCGAACAGCACGTGCACTATCTTGACGTGTGTGCCTGGGTGTTTGGCGACTATCCCGTGAAAGCCATCGGCATGGGAGGGCGGCAGGTTCGCACGGGAGAAGAATTCGGCAACATCTTTGACCACCACAGCGTGACATATGAATTCGAAAACGGTACGAGACTGTTCAGCAACTGCCGTCAGCAGAGCAACTGCCGCAACGACATGTCCGCGTATGCCATCGGTTCCAGGGGCCGGGCTGAAGTGTCGGAGCGGCGACTTGAAATCACGACGAACACGAACTGGCGTTTCGACCGCAAAGTGAAAAACATGTACCAGGTCGAACACGATGAACTGTTTGCCGGAATCCGGTCGGGCAATCCCGTCAACAACGGCGAGTACATGGCAAAGAGCACGCTGCTGGCGATCATGGGGCGAATGGCAACGTACACCGGCCAGGAAATCACGTGGCAGCAGGCTCTGGATTCCAGGCACGATCTGTCGCCCGCGCAATACGAATGGGGCGATGCTCCGGCGATTGAAATCGCTCGACCAGGAATCACGAAACTAGTTTGA
- a CDS encoding TIM barrel protein, protein MLLSSFAGLSAISFPVTQAESQRPEPTDFQLACMTLPYSAFPLKRALTGIKQAGFRFVAWGTTHRETDGGKQVPVMPEDAAPVRAKELASTCRDLGLEPVMMFSTIYPEAPKGLEVLTHRIRQASAAGIGQVLTFGHTEGGDRRLWLDRFRQLGPIARDHNVLLVVKQHGGSTGTGKACAEIIREVDDPGVRVNYDAGNVMDYLNVNPIPDIQACADVVHSFCMKDHRNWPKDQDCGPGFGEIDHYRLLHPVAFTGRQTPLCCENIFAPLVQRPVDPDEVDRLAGIVRQYLQTVIDGLRTIDA, encoded by the coding sequence ATGCTGCTGAGTTCTTTCGCTGGTCTGTCGGCCATTTCCTTTCCGGTAACGCAGGCCGAATCGCAGCGGCCGGAACCAACCGACTTCCAGCTTGCCTGCATGACACTGCCGTACTCGGCATTCCCTCTCAAGCGAGCACTCACCGGCATCAAACAGGCCGGTTTTCGATTCGTCGCGTGGGGCACGACACATCGCGAGACCGACGGCGGCAAACAGGTACCCGTCATGCCGGAAGACGCGGCGCCGGTCCGTGCGAAGGAACTGGCGTCGACATGCCGTGATCTGGGACTGGAACCCGTGATGATGTTTTCCACCATCTATCCGGAAGCGCCGAAAGGGCTGGAAGTGCTCACACATCGAATCCGCCAGGCCAGCGCCGCGGGAATCGGCCAGGTTCTGACGTTCGGACATACCGAAGGAGGCGACCGCCGGTTGTGGCTCGATCGGTTCCGCCAACTCGGACCGATCGCGCGCGATCACAATGTTCTGCTGGTCGTCAAGCAGCACGGCGGCTCGACGGGAACCGGCAAGGCCTGCGCGGAAATCATTCGCGAAGTCGACGATCCCGGCGTGCGAGTCAATTACGACGCCGGCAATGTGATGGATTATCTGAACGTTAATCCGATCCCCGACATTCAGGCCTGCGCCGATGTCGTTCACAGCTTCTGCATGAAGGATCACCGCAACTGGCCCAAAGATCAGGACTGCGGACCCGGTTTCGGAGAAATCGACCACTATCGGCTGCTGCACCCCGTCGCGTTTACCGGACGGCAGACGCCGTTGTGCTGCGAAAACATCTTCGCGCCACTGGTACAACGACCGGTCGATCCGGATGAAGTCGACAGGCTCGCTGGCATCGTTCGACAGTATCTGCAAACGGTGATTGACGGCCTGCGAACGATCGACGCCTGA
- a CDS encoding TolC family protein, whose protein sequence is MADLTDPDCGPLPPDDPDARRYMARPYKSRGSSVWRKRGELPTVEFEHWKQFLPIDEEGAVKLNRATSMELALLHSRDYQTQVEGVYLTALPVSLQRFQYDTQWNGGFGAHFFNQGINTTGAVDTLTLNDDLGFSKRFASGGQLLADFSNAMVWELSGQSISANSVLSFQFLQPLMRRAFRSVQLEPLTLAERNLLYSVRNFSRFRRAFYVDTAGSNGYLGLLAIAQAVRNEESNLESLRLNLDEHDALYLAGRVSQFQVDQVFQQYQQSRLSLLRARQALQVAFDQFKLQLGLPPTLEVTLDSDELKLFELSDPRLDQLTDENESVRVQLLQYSELRLPADEDVDRMSDEQRQTLNETIRGTRSAAGRATRHADAGRTSAGGTHLCRIQPADVGRT, encoded by the coding sequence ATGGCGGACCTGACGGATCCGGACTGCGGTCCACTGCCCCCGGATGATCCGGACGCTCGGCGATACATGGCGCGCCCGTACAAGTCGCGGGGTTCCAGCGTTTGGCGGAAGCGAGGTGAATTGCCGACGGTGGAGTTCGAGCACTGGAAGCAGTTTCTGCCGATCGACGAAGAAGGTGCCGTGAAGCTTAACCGGGCCACGTCGATGGAACTTGCTCTGCTGCACAGCCGTGATTACCAGACTCAGGTCGAAGGCGTCTACCTGACGGCGCTGCCGGTTTCGCTGCAGCGATTTCAGTATGACACGCAGTGGAACGGAGGCTTCGGCGCGCATTTCTTCAATCAGGGCATCAACACGACCGGAGCCGTCGACACGCTGACGTTGAATGACGATCTGGGGTTCAGCAAGCGATTCGCGTCCGGCGGTCAGTTGCTTGCCGACTTTTCGAACGCGATGGTCTGGGAACTGAGCGGTCAGTCAATTTCGGCGAACTCCGTGTTGTCGTTTCAGTTTTTGCAGCCGCTGATGAGGCGCGCGTTCCGGTCCGTGCAGCTCGAACCGCTGACTCTTGCGGAACGCAATCTGTTGTATTCCGTTCGCAATTTTTCACGATTCCGCCGGGCGTTCTATGTCGACACGGCTGGTTCGAACGGATACCTCGGACTGCTGGCGATTGCTCAGGCGGTTCGCAACGAAGAATCGAACCTTGAAAGTCTGCGGCTTAACCTGGACGAGCACGATGCTCTGTATCTCGCCGGAAGAGTTTCGCAGTTTCAGGTCGACCAGGTCTTCCAGCAGTACCAGCAAAGCCGGCTGAGCCTGCTGCGGGCGAGACAGGCTCTGCAGGTCGCGTTTGACCAGTTCAAGCTGCAGCTCGGACTGCCGCCGACCCTGGAAGTGACGCTCGACAGCGACGAACTCAAGCTCTTCGAACTGTCTGATCCCCGGCTCGATCAACTGACGGATGAAAACGAATCGGTCCGTGTTCAGTTGCTGCAGTATTCGGAACTGCGGCTGCCGGCTGATGAAGATGTCGATCGCATGTCGGACGAGCAGCGGCAGACGCTTAACGAGACGATTCGCGGAACTCGGTCTGCCGCCGGTCGAGCAACTCGCCACGCTGACGCCGGAAGAACATCAGCGGGCGGCACGCATCTATGCCGAATCCAACCTGCCGACGTCGGACGAACTTAA
- a CDS encoding TolC family protein, which produces MLNEIVGDVIRGRLADLFVIQTQVRVYLIQIQPVEITEQAAHWLARENRLDLKNIQGQVVDAYRGKEVAADLLEADLDLILGADVRTDGTRLNPARFDASASSLQAGLQFDGPLNRMAERNVYRASQIAFQRARRDFMEAKDGISFEVRNNLRNLELNRFQFEITRQQLITAARQVEQAQVNLRFSTEADSNLTRDLLQALQTLLGARNSLISSWVNYETSRMELYRTLEILQVDDSGNWINDGQLSNNFLTDSGTENVDGFDDGTRSAEDSAEEGGGPDRAADADTEPDEADSDVEPVIDLGPVE; this is translated from the coding sequence ATGCTGAATGAAATCGTGGGCGATGTCATTCGAGGCCGGCTGGCGGACCTGTTCGTCATTCAGACTCAGGTGCGGGTCTATCTGATTCAGATTCAGCCGGTTGAAATCACCGAACAGGCGGCTCACTGGCTGGCCAGAGAAAATCGTCTGGATCTGAAAAACATCCAGGGGCAGGTCGTCGACGCATACCGTGGAAAGGAAGTAGCGGCCGATCTGCTGGAAGCGGACCTCGACCTGATTCTGGGAGCCGACGTTCGCACAGACGGGACGCGGCTGAATCCGGCTCGATTCGACGCGTCTGCCAGTTCGCTGCAGGCAGGTCTGCAGTTCGACGGACCTCTGAACCGGATGGCTGAACGAAACGTCTACCGAGCATCACAAATTGCATTTCAGCGGGCTCGGCGCGACTTTATGGAGGCAAAGGATGGGATTTCCTTCGAAGTTCGTAACAATCTTCGTAATCTGGAGCTGAATCGATTTCAGTTCGAGATTACCCGCCAACAACTCATCACCGCCGCTCGGCAGGTCGAACAGGCTCAGGTGAATCTGAGGTTTTCGACTGAAGCCGACTCCAACCTCACCCGCGACCTGCTCCAGGCACTGCAAACGCTGCTCGGCGCTCGCAACAGTTTGATTTCCAGTTGGGTCAACTACGAAACGTCCCGGATGGAACTTTACCGGACGCTGGAGATCCTGCAGGTCGACGATTCCGGAAACTGGATCAATGACGGACAGCTCAGCAACAACTTCCTCACCGACAGCGGAACCGAAAACGTCGACGGCTTCGACGACGGCACCCGCAGCGCCGAAGACTCCGCCGAAGAAGGTGGTGGCCCCGATCGAGCCGCAGACGCCGACACCGAGCCAGACGAAGCCGACAGCGACGTCGAGCCCGTCATCGACCTCGGTCCCGTCGAATAG
- a CDS encoding efflux RND transporter periplasmic adaptor subunit has translation MLGGTIGGGIWYVMAGSVDEVLDESLTWTAERTNLRITVTERGTLQSQKTVNGVCELGGYDNKIIFLVEEGATVQEGDVVVRFDSSEIETEIAEEKLEVAQAEGVVETKRQEVEVAKNTGESEIAAAELELTLARLDFEKYRDGDLQVEQADLSGNISLAKIDLQKAQENLQNVRELVKKGFREPDQIQIAEQEVERAKFGLNRDERKLDVLMNYDSKRKLTEFEAKAEEAERKLRRAKATADANLKKAQNELQSAQAELKLQQEDLAEEEAELKKCEIKAQQTGVVAYANEDWWSESRRIREGGTVYRRQSVFHIPDMTLMEVEVKVHESEVKRVAATQRAVIRVDAFSNEAFTGVVKSVAQLSKSDRYMGGGVKEYPTIVTMNDFGDIPLRPGMTAEVEILVDNLTDVLAVPVQAIAEHRHKHFAYVQTENGYERRDVEVGQTNNRLIVINAGIEAGDVVALDARSRAAEEFSDDEAAEDSEELQELTEADDGEGDAEDATDAGDEADNDAAVDDETADDAAVDDEMADDAAPVSDEPGGTVPPDGSD, from the coding sequence GTGCTGGGCGGAACGATCGGCGGCGGAATCTGGTACGTCATGGCCGGCAGCGTCGACGAAGTGCTGGATGAGTCGCTGACGTGGACCGCCGAACGCACCAACCTGCGGATCACCGTTACCGAACGAGGCACGCTGCAAAGCCAGAAAACCGTTAACGGCGTCTGCGAACTCGGCGGTTACGACAACAAGATCATTTTCCTGGTCGAAGAAGGCGCGACGGTTCAGGAAGGCGATGTTGTCGTTCGCTTTGACTCGTCGGAAATCGAAACGGAAATCGCGGAGGAAAAGCTGGAGGTGGCTCAGGCGGAAGGCGTTGTGGAAACAAAACGGCAGGAAGTCGAAGTCGCGAAGAATACCGGCGAAAGCGAAATCGCCGCGGCTGAGCTGGAGCTGACTCTGGCAAGACTGGATTTCGAAAAGTACCGCGACGGTGATCTTCAGGTGGAACAAGCTGACCTTAGCGGCAATATCAGCCTGGCCAAAATCGATCTGCAGAAGGCCCAGGAGAACCTGCAAAACGTCCGCGAACTCGTCAAGAAGGGCTTTCGCGAACCAGACCAGATTCAGATTGCAGAACAAGAAGTCGAAAGGGCGAAGTTTGGCCTGAACCGCGACGAACGGAAGCTGGATGTGCTGATGAACTACGATTCCAAACGAAAACTGACGGAGTTCGAAGCGAAGGCGGAGGAAGCCGAACGGAAGTTAAGGCGAGCGAAGGCCACGGCTGACGCCAATCTGAAGAAGGCCCAGAATGAACTGCAGTCAGCACAGGCCGAACTCAAGCTGCAGCAGGAAGACCTGGCCGAGGAAGAGGCGGAACTCAAGAAGTGTGAAATCAAAGCTCAGCAGACAGGAGTCGTCGCCTATGCGAACGAAGACTGGTGGTCTGAATCGCGCCGCATCCGCGAAGGCGGCACCGTCTACCGTCGCCAGTCCGTCTTCCACATTCCTGACATGACGCTGATGGAAGTCGAAGTCAAGGTTCACGAATCCGAAGTCAAACGCGTCGCCGCTACTCAAAGAGCAGTCATTCGAGTCGACGCGTTTTCCAACGAGGCCTTCACCGGTGTCGTCAAAAGCGTCGCTCAGCTCAGCAAGTCCGACCGTTACATGGGGGGCGGAGTGAAGGAGTATCCGACGATCGTGACAATGAACGATTTCGGCGACATCCCTCTGCGCCCCGGTATGACGGCGGAGGTCGAGATTCTGGTCGACAATCTGACCGACGTTCTGGCCGTTCCCGTTCAGGCGATTGCCGAACATCGTCACAAACACTTCGCCTACGTTCAGACAGAAAACGGCTACGAACGCCGCGATGTCGAAGTCGGCCAGACAAACAACCGCCTGATCGTCATAAACGCCGGCATCGAGGCCGGCGATGTCGTGGCACTGGACGCGCGATCCCGCGCTGCTGAAGAGTTTTCCGATGACGAAGCCGCCGAAGACAGCGAAGAGCTGCAGGAACTGACGGAAGCAGACGACGGCGAGGGAGATGCGGAAGACGCAACCGACGCCGGCGACGAAGCCGACAACGATGCAGCGGTCGACGACGAAACGGCCGACGATGCAGCGGTCGACGACGAAATGGCCGACGACGCGGCCCCAGTGTCAGATGAACCGGGTGGAACAGTCCCACCGGACGGATCGGACTGA
- a CDS encoding ABC transporter permease, whose protein sequence is MRRIFLLIPLIRAAVRSLTLHKLRSFLTMLGLVFGVASVIVMLAIAEGASYEAQQQIESLGVRNIIVRSKKPVEDTESQNASSEFVLAYGLTWDDLDRIRTTLKCATGATPLREFRQQVRHLNRSLEGRVVGATPDYLELTSSSLQSGRFLEPIDLSRYHNVCVIGAELAEELFPYENPLQKTVRIGANHFYRIVGVTNYRSPTGGAGSSLSAEDYNRDVYIPVSTDRARFGEMIVYETSGSQSVERIELSQITVQIDDRDNVRKAATVIEDVLGAFHTKEDYAVTIPLELLEQAEQTQRIFSLLLGSTAGISLLVGGIGIMNIMLATVTERTREIGIRRALGAKRADIISQFLIETALLSFTGALLGAVLGLVVPSIVSWASGRETIITPEAPIIAVAVAMLVGTSFGVYPARRAAMLHPIEALRSE, encoded by the coding sequence ATGCGTCGCATCTTTCTACTCATCCCGCTGATCCGAGCCGCTGTGAGAAGCCTCACGCTGCACAAGCTGCGGTCGTTCCTGACGATGCTCGGGCTGGTGTTCGGCGTTGCGTCCGTGATCGTCATGCTGGCGATCGCGGAAGGTGCCAGCTACGAGGCTCAGCAGCAGATTGAATCGCTGGGCGTGCGAAACATCATCGTTCGCAGTAAGAAGCCGGTGGAAGATACCGAAAGTCAGAACGCCAGCAGCGAGTTCGTGCTCGCGTATGGCCTGACCTGGGACGATCTCGACCGCATTCGCACCACGCTGAAGTGCGCCACCGGGGCGACGCCGCTGCGGGAGTTCCGTCAACAGGTTCGTCACCTGAATCGCAGCCTGGAAGGCCGCGTCGTCGGAGCGACTCCGGATTATCTGGAACTCACGTCGTCATCGCTTCAAAGCGGTCGGTTTCTGGAACCCATCGACCTGTCTCGCTACCACAACGTCTGCGTGATCGGTGCGGAACTGGCCGAGGAGCTGTTTCCGTACGAGAACCCGCTTCAGAAAACCGTGCGCATCGGAGCCAACCACTTCTACCGCATCGTGGGCGTCACCAACTACCGTTCACCGACCGGCGGAGCGGGTTCCAGTCTGAGTGCTGAAGACTACAATCGCGACGTGTATATTCCCGTCAGCACCGACCGCGCACGTTTCGGCGAAATGATCGTTTACGAAACGTCCGGTTCGCAGTCGGTCGAACGCATCGAACTGAGCCAGATTACCGTCCAGATCGATGACCGGGACAACGTCCGCAAAGCCGCGACCGTTATCGAAGACGTGCTGGGCGCGTTCCACACGAAGGAAGACTATGCCGTTACAATCCCGCTGGAACTGCTGGAACAGGCTGAGCAGACTCAGCGGATCTTCAGTCTGCTGCTGGGCTCAACGGCCGGAATTTCACTGCTGGTCGGCGGTATCGGGATCATGAACATCATGCTGGCCACCGTGACCGAACGGACTCGCGAAATCGGCATTCGACGTGCACTGGGAGCCAAGCGGGCAGATATCATTTCGCAGTTTCTGATCGAAACTGCTCTGCTGTCATTCACCGGAGCCCTGCTTGGCGCCGTGCTGGGCCTTGTGGTTCCGTCCATCGTCAGTTGGGCCAGCGGTCGGGAGACGATCATTACTCCGGAAGCCCCGATTATTGCTGTCGCCGTCGCGATGCTGGTGGGCACCAGCTTCGGTGTCTACCCCGCCCGACGAGCTGCCATGCTGCACCCGATCGAAGCGCTGCGAAGCGAGTAG
- a CDS encoding sialidase family protein, translating into MKNVGLVSAAMVLFGAVLSTDVRADDSPAVYSAELIFPLHDKHNHAPGIAELANGELIVSWYRGSGERSADDVTVWGARRKADGDAWSEPFLMADTVGFPDCNTALMTDSDGRLFLFWPVIIANSWESCLTRVKVSNDPSGSGCPTWNREDVILLKPDDFSKDALLALDELMKQLPRPLTEREAAEVADNRAKLSQKLYQRLGWQPRCKPTVVSSGRILLPLYTDTFSIGLMAISDDGGQTWFASKPLLGFGAIQPSVLRRNDGTLVAYMRENGFTGKVRVSESGDNGETWGPVGTTDLPNPGSGLDGLRLSSGRWILVHNDTVKGRNRLAVSASDDEGRTWKLARHLEDHPTGQYHYPCVIQTSDGRIHVVYSYFVEGGKSMKHAAFNEAWLSETSGK; encoded by the coding sequence ATGAAGAATGTCGGCTTGGTCTCTGCCGCGATGGTGCTGTTCGGCGCTGTCCTTTCGACAGATGTTCGCGCGGACGACAGCCCCGCGGTCTATTCGGCGGAACTCATCTTTCCGCTGCATGACAAACACAATCACGCTCCGGGGATCGCGGAACTTGCGAACGGCGAACTGATCGTGTCGTGGTATCGCGGCAGCGGTGAACGATCGGCCGATGATGTTACCGTCTGGGGTGCCCGAAGGAAGGCGGACGGCGATGCCTGGAGCGAGCCGTTTCTGATGGCTGATACTGTCGGCTTTCCCGACTGCAACACGGCTCTGATGACGGATTCCGACGGAAGGCTGTTTCTGTTCTGGCCCGTCATCATCGCGAACTCATGGGAATCGTGTTTGACTCGAGTGAAGGTCAGCAATGATCCTTCCGGCAGCGGCTGTCCGACATGGAATCGCGAAGATGTCATTTTGTTGAAGCCGGATGACTTTTCGAAAGACGCCCTGCTTGCCCTGGACGAATTGATGAAACAACTTCCGCGGCCACTGACGGAACGTGAGGCTGCCGAAGTCGCCGACAACCGGGCGAAGCTGAGTCAAAAGCTTTACCAGCGCCTGGGCTGGCAGCCTCGCTGCAAGCCGACCGTCGTGTCGTCAGGCCGAATTCTGCTTCCGCTGTACACCGACACGTTTTCCATCGGTCTGATGGCGATCAGCGACGACGGCGGACAGACATGGTTCGCCAGCAAACCTCTGCTGGGTTTCGGAGCCATCCAGCCCAGCGTGCTACGACGCAACGACGGAACCCTGGTCGCCTACATGCGGGAAAACGGATTCACCGGCAAGGTGCGAGTTTCCGAATCCGGCGACAATGGCGAAACCTGGGGGCCGGTCGGCACGACTGACCTGCCGAATCCCGGGTCCGGTCTGGATGGCCTGCGGCTGAGCAGCGGACGGTGGATTCTGGTTCACAATGACACCGTTAAAGGGCGGAACCGTCTGGCGGTTTCGGCGTCAGACGATGAAGGGCGTACCTGGAAGCTCGCTCGCCATCTGGAAGACCACCCGACCGGACAGTACCACTATCCGTGCGTGATTCAGACATCGGATGGAAGAATTCACGTCGTTTACAGCTACTTCGTGGAAGGCGGAAAATCGATGAAACACGCGGCGTTCAACGAAGCGTGGCTTTCGGAGACTTCCGGAAAGTAG